CTTCTCCAGCATCAACAACGCGCAAAAATTAGTGCGCGAGCTGCAAAAACACGGAATTTCCGCCCACACAGTCACCCGCGTCCAACTCGGCCCATTCAAAAACCGCGCCGAAGCGGAGGAGGCGATGAAAAAACTCAAGGAACTGGGTTACGCCCCCCTGCTGGCCGCCGGAAGCCAGTAAGAAACGCCCGCGGCAGCGGGCGTTTTCCCGCCCGCCGCGAACGCGCAGCGCAAAAAGCCCCAGGCATGCGCCTGGGGCTTTTTGCAGAATCTGGCAGGCAGTACAGGGCTCGAACCTGTGACCCTCGGAATCAAAATCCGATGCTCTACCAACTGAGCTAACTGCCAACACTTCCCGAAGCGCGCTGCGTTTCGAGAGAGAAGAACTATACCTGCGCCAAACCAATCTGACAAGCATTTTCGAAAAATTTTCGCCCGCCCCGCAGCCATGGCCATCGCCAAGCCGCTCCAGCCAAAGCCCAGCCATCCCCGGCAAGCGACCGTTCGTCACCCTCATGCCGAAGCGAAGCGTTTTCATTATGCTTTATGTCATAATAATCAGGACAATATTAATGACTATATCATACAATTGATTGCGCATTGAATGCCCGCTCATCTCCATGGCTGGCGCCCGAAGCCTGCTGCGGCAAATCACCGTCAGGCTCGTCCAGTCGCAATCGCATTCAGCGCCAATACGCGACGGCCGGCATCCGGCCATCGCAAAATATAAATGATTCCTGTTCATTTGATGAGCGGGAACGCGCCTTCGGAGTCGACACGCCATGCTGCTCAACAACCGCGTCCGTAAACTGGATTTCCAGGATTTGGTGATTTTCCAGCTGATCTACAAACACAGAAGCGTCACCGAGGTGGCGGAACAACTGAGCGTCAGCCAATCCACCATCAGCTACTGCCTGAAGCGCTTGCGCGACTGCTTCGACGACGAACTTTTCATCAACTCACGGCTCGGCATGAGTCCGACCCAGCGCGCGGAGGCCTTGACGCCTCGCATTCAAAGCATTCTGAACCAAATGGCGGAATGCGCGCAGGAGGATGCCGACTTCAACCCCAACGGCGAATCCTCATCCTTCACCATTTACGCTCCCGAATATTTCGAAATCCTGGTGATGCCGGAACTGATGAAAAGCATTCTGGAGGCCGGCTACAAAGTATCGATCAACATCAAGAAGCCGGAGAAGGACCTACCCTACGACGACATCGTCAGCGGACAGATAGACTTAGCCATCTTTTTTGGCCCGGGTTTCTATCGCACCTACCCCGGCCTCGCTACCCAAACGCTGTTTCGCGATCACCTGCTGGCGGCGTACGACGGCGATGATCAGCCCCAGGCGCTGGGCCTGGAAGAGATGATGCGCCGCCGGCACGTCTTCCCCACGCCCTGGGTCTCGGACAGCAATATGGTGGACGGCTGGCTGCGTTCGCAAGGCAAGCGCCGCACTATCGCAGCCAAGGCCAACAGCTATTACTCCGCGATAGAGCTGCTGGCCGGCAGCGACTTGCTGCTGATGCTGCCCAAACGCATCCATGAGCGGGTAAGGCGGCAACA
This genomic window from Chromobacterium phragmitis contains:
- a CDS encoding LysR family transcriptional regulator: MLLNNRVRKLDFQDLVIFQLIYKHRSVTEVAEQLSVSQSTISYCLKRLRDCFDDELFINSRLGMSPTQRAEALTPRIQSILNQMAECAQEDADFNPNGESSSFTIYAPEYFEILVMPELMKSILEAGYKVSINIKKPEKDLPYDDIVSGQIDLAIFFGPGFYRTYPGLATQTLFRDHLLAAYDGDDQPQALGLEEMMRRRHVFPTPWVSDSNMVDGWLRSQGKRRTIAAKANSYYSAIELLAGSDLLLMLPKRIHERVRRQQPNIGARPGPEGLPDFTLDMVWSAALANNQANVWLRQQLIRACASI